The Cryobacterium sp. SO1 genomic sequence CGCGCTGGAAAGCGGCCAGCACGGAGCAAGCCCCCTTGGCGCGAATCCCGCAGTCGCCCTTAGCGACTAACCGCCCACTTCTTGCTCTACCCCGGCATCCGCCCTCGCTACTGATGCCGAGCGGGACGGTTGGCCTTGTCAGTCTCTCTTCTGGTGCAGTTGAATTCGTCGGGTGTGAGAAGATCTACGGTCAGATCCTTCGGCTTGTCGTCACGATCAGCAGGAGGACAGACACTTGTTTGGCGCCGTGTGTAGTCAGACAGGCCGCCGCACACGAGCGTCTCTTCCTCCGAGCCGGGGGACCGTTCCCATGGTGCCGTTCGGACCGAGCGAGTGCATAGATTCCCCACTGGGCGGTCCAAAAGTCCGTCATGATCGAAAAATTCCTGCGGTACCCAAGATAGAGGAAGTCCCAGCCTTGAATATTGTGCTCTTTACGCCCGATGTGTCCGCGAACTCCGTGGGACGTACTTACTGCCTATGGCTACTCGCAAAACAGCTGGATTGGCATGTGACTGTCGTGTCGACCCGGGGCGTCAGCGTATGGGCGCCGCTAAGTGACACCGCATTTGCGCAAGACTGCGTCGTCATCCCGCACTCGGAACTGGACAGGTCGGCATTGATTCTGAATGCCGACCTGATCCTCGCCGTTAAGCCCGTTCAGAGTTCGTTCGGGATTGCCCTTGAGCTGAGCACCCGGCTCAGAATTCCTCTCCTGCTTGATGTGGACGATCCCGATCTGGACGCACATTTGTCGTGGAGCCGGCCGCATCGCAGAATCGCCAAGCAAATCGTCCGGCCTCGGGCGCTCGCAACAGCAAAACGCCTGCGCGCGGCCGCTCGATCTGTGCCCGTCATCGTGAGCAATCCCGTTCTGCAGGCGCGATATGGCGGCACCATCGTGCCGCACATCCGCCTCGATCCCGGAATTGGCGCACCTCACGTCAGATCTCAGCCGACAATTGCATTTGTCGGCTCAAACCGACAGCACAAGGGCGTCTCTCATCTGCGCAAAGCTGTGGCCAAAATGCAGGAATTCGGCCTGCGCCTCACGATCACCGACACGCCGCCGGTAGACGCCAAACCTTGGGAAGACTGGACGGGCCCCACCTCACTGGAAAAGGGACTGGGCCTAGTGGCTGGCGCGGATATCGTAGTGATCCCTAGCCTGAACCTTTCATACGCCAGAGGCCAGCTACCGGCCAAGCTAGTGGATGCGATGATCATGGGTCGTGCAATCATCGTCAGCAACATCGAGCCCATGCCCTGGGCACTAGGCAATCACGGTGTGACCATCCGCCCGGGATCTGTACGTTCCATTCGGAAAGCCCTGAGACAGGTTTTGGACCCTCAGGTCAGGAAAGCCCTCGGCGACGACGCTCGTGTTCGTGCACTTGGAATGTTCACAGTGGAGTCGAATACGGGAGTATTCAGTCAAGCTATCGCTTCGGCCCGCGAAGCGTTCACAGAGTGAATACCAGACCGATTCTTACTTCTTCCCTATGACGTCCAGGGAAGGGGACTAACCCTTCCGGAGGGCACGCCAACGATTCCCCGCACAAGACTGGGCGCGCGGGCACGACGTTGAATGGCACATGTTTGCTCAGAGACTGAGGGCTATTTTGAGAAACCGGCTCAATCGCCATCGAAGGCCATCCAGGCATCGCGGCCGCCAAGTACAGCACTGGGGTTTCCGGCACTAAGTTGAGCCCCGGGTCTAAGGAAGTTCTTGATCACCGGAGAGGTTGAGAATCATGCGGGCGCACAAGGCTGGGATGCATGGCAATTTAGAGGTGAATGACGAACCTTGCGATTCACCCTTGAATTACGCAAAATCTCTCACCCTCAGCTGGCTCAGGTAAGCCGGAAATGAGTTCTCTCGCGCTAAATTTATACCGAGCCGGAGTCCGCGGAGCGCCCCTGGGCGCCTTCTCAGCACGTTCGTCCCAGCGCTGACTAGCAACCAGACCAAGCTTCCCGCTAACCAGACGCCGCGGTGTTTTTTGGCGAATACGACCGCGGACCAGGTGTGATACGCCTTAATCGCTATTGGATAGCTCTTGCGGTTGGTGGAAATTTCATGTGTGGCCGTTGCGTCCGCGCAAATCCCGAAGTTCCAATTCGCTGCTCGCAGCCTGAGTGAGAAATCGACATCCTCCCAATACATGAAGTACCTCTCGTCCAGCAGACCGACTCCGTTCAACGCCGAGGCTCTAACGAGCACACATGCCCACGTAATGAAGTCGGGCGCACCACGAGTCAGCGGCCGATGACTCGTGATGCCGACGACGGGGATCAAGTAACCGCCAGCTGATTCCTCCGAGCCATCGGAGTGAACGATGCGAGGACCGACCAGACCCGTATTGGGTTCGCATTCGAGTGTGGCGATTAGGAGCGCGATCGACTCTTCGGCAATAACAGCATCGTTGTTTATCACAAGAACGGCCTCGAAGCTTTGTTCAAGTGCATCACGGAGGCCGAGGTTTACCCCTCCAGCAAATCCGCGATTCTCGGGGACTTCGGTCACTGAACAGGCCCCGCCGTCCAATACCCCGGCATCGGCAAGTGCTTTGGTCAGCTCTCCCGACGACTCGTTGTCGACGATGAACACGTGCTCAACTGACGGTGAGGCAACCAAGGCGACCACGCA encodes the following:
- a CDS encoding glycosyltransferase; the protein is MLFTPDVSANSVGRTYCLWLLAKQLDWHVTVVSTRGVSVWAPLSDTAFAQDCVVIPHSELDRSALILNADLILAVKPVQSSFGIALELSTRLRIPLLLDVDDPDLDAHLSWSRPHRRIAKQIVRPRALATAKRLRAAARSVPVIVSNPVLQARYGGTIVPHIRLDPGIGAPHVRSQPTIAFVGSNRQHKGVSHLRKAVAKMQEFGLRLTITDTPPVDAKPWEDWTGPTSLEKGLGLVAGADIVVIPSLNLSYARGQLPAKLVDAMIMGRAIIVSNIEPMPWALGNHGVTIRPGSVRSIRKALRQVLDPQVRKALGDDARVRALGMFTVESNTGVFSQAIASAREAFTE
- a CDS encoding glycosyltransferase, with the protein product MLNWKDPARTLRCVVALVASPSVEHVFIVDNESSGELTKALADAGVLDGGACSVTEVPENRGFAGGVNLGLRDALEQSFEAVLVINNDAVIAEESIALLIATLECEPNTGLVGPRIVHSDGSEESAGGYLIPVVGITSHRPLTRGAPDFITWACVLVRASALNGVGLLDERYFMYWEDVDFSLRLRAANWNFGICADATATHEISTNRKSYPIAIKAYHTWSAVVFAKKHRGVWLAGSLVWLLVSAGTNVLRRRPGALRGLRLGINLARENSFPAYLSQLRVRDFA